The following proteins are co-located in the Ostrinia nubilalis chromosome 22, ilOstNubi1.1, whole genome shotgun sequence genome:
- the LOC135082940 gene encoding lipase 3-like, whose translation MTSKGFYTFNILLLISIATLLYAIRLPINTETKISWGYPKDSLFNFTELTNEYGYSSEEHTVVTEDGYILRMFRINKGRNCNGKTKLPPVILMHGLLQSSDSWLDAGPDAGLAYLIADACFDLWVGNCRGNYYSRRHVSLNPDTDHQYWQFSVDEIGYYDVPAMMDYVLDHTGADNLNYIGFSQGAGTFFIMCSERPGYCDKANVMIALAPAARQTNTGSILYRFIMESVYTIEGILKKTSVGEILPKGSFSQEFLAFFCQLNSMTGSICATVQSLLDAYHPGSVSNETTRVLYGHFPAGTSVHNMARYGQSMMRKDFAKFDYGKAHNLELYGSEEPPKYNLSAVTVPVVTLYGRNDGLVDVKDVKWLLKKLPNVVEEMAVSDALWTHLDVTYSQYTRTLIFPKIYEHLQSNSYN comes from the coding sequence ATGACGTCCAAAGGATTCTACACATTCAATATCCTTCTCCTAATATCGATCGCAACTTTACTGTACGCTATACGGCTCCCCATCAACACAGAGACGAAAATATCCTGGGGATATCCCAAAGATTCCCTATTTAATTTCACGGAGCTCACAAACGAATATGGATACAGCTCTGAGGAACACACAGTCGTCACGGAAGATGGATACATCCTCAGAATGTTCAGGATAAATAAAGGAAGGAACTGCAACGGAAAAACCAAACTTCCACCGGTGATCCTCATGCATGGACTTCTCCAGAGCTCCGACTCCTGGCTGGATGCGGGGCCCGACGCTGGACTAGCGTACCTGATAGCAGACGCCTGCTTCGACCTCTGGGTCGGCAACTGCAGAGGCAACTACTACTCCAGAAGACACGTCTCCTTGAACCCTGATACGGATCACCAGTACTGGCAGTTTTCTGTAGACGAAATCGGTTATTACGATGTCCCGGCTATGATGGATTACGTGCTGGACCACACGGGAGCTGACAACCTGAACTACATTGGATTCTCTCAAGGCGCTGGTACTTTCTTCATCATGTGCTCCGAAAGACCTGGATACTGTGATAAGGCGAACGTGATGATTGCATTGGCACCTGCAGCGAGACAGACGAATACGGGTTCTATTCTGTACAGATTTATAATGGAAAGTGTGTACACAATTGAGGGTATCTTGAAGAAGACGAGTGTTGGTGAGATCTTACCCAAGGGCTCTTTTAGCCAGGAGTTCCTCGCGTTCTTTTGTCAGTTGAATTCGATGACCGGTAGCATATGTGCTACAGTTCAGTCTTTGTTAGACGCCTATCACCCGGGATCGGTATCCAACGAGACCACTAGAGTGCTCTATGGTCATTTCCCTGCTGGTACCTCAGTACATAATATGGCGAGATACGGTCAAAGTATGATGCGGAAGGATTTTGCGAAATTCGACTACGGGAAGGCGCATAATTTAGAATTGTATGGAAGTGAGGAGCCTCCGAAGTACAATCTTAGTGCGGTAACAGTGCCGGTGGTGACTTTGTATGGTAGAAACGATGGGTTGGTAGACGTGAAAGATGTGAAGTGGTTGCTGAAGAAACTGCCGAATGTTGTTGAGGAGATGGCGGTGTCGGACGCCCTGTGGACCCACCTGGACGTGACGTATAGTCAGTATACGAGAACATTGATATTTCCTAAGATTTACGAGCATTTACAAAGCAATAGTTACAATTag